A window from Canis lupus familiaris isolate Mischka breed German Shepherd chromosome 18, alternate assembly UU_Cfam_GSD_1.0, whole genome shotgun sequence encodes these proteins:
- the OR5G1B gene encoding olfactory receptor family 5 subfamily G member 1B codes for MADGNHTRITEFIFIGLKYHPRMQVFLFLLFLLFYFVTVTGNLGMIILIQMDSRLHTPMYFFLSHLSFVDICFSSVVGPKMLTDFFAEKKAISFLGCALQQWFFGFFVAIECLLLASMAYDRYVAICNPLLYSVAMSQRLCIQLVVGPYTVGFLSTMTHTTAAFRLPFCGSNIINHFFCDMSPLLSLVCADTRINKLLVFIVAGAVLVVSSLTIIISYFYILTAILRIRSADGRRKAFSTCSSHLTAVSILYGTLFFIYVRPGAIFSLDVNKVVSVFYTAVIPMLNPLIYSLRNKEVKAAMHRMIIRRKFCIRS; via the coding sequence ATGGCTGATGGAAACCATACAAGAATcacagaatttattttcatagGCTTGAAGTATCATCCTCGGATGCAAGTCttccttttcttgctctttctactTTTTTACTTTGTTACCGTGACAGGAAACTTGGGTATGATTATTCTCATCCAGATGGATTCCCGCCTTCACACACCCATGTACTTTTTTCTCAGTCACCTGTCTTTCGTGGACATCTGCTTTTCTTCAGTTGTGGGTCCCAAGATGCTCACCGACTTCTTCGCTGAAAAGAAGGCCATCTCCTTCCTGGGCTGTGCTTTGCAGCAATGGTTCTTTGGATTCTTTGTGGCCATTGAGTGTCTTCTGCTGGCATCCATGGCCTATGATCGCTATGTTGCCATCTGTAACCCATTATTATATTCTGTTGCCATGTCACAGAGACTCTGCATACAGCTGGTGGTTGGACCCTACACTGTTGGGTTTCTGAGCACCATGACTCACACCACGGCTGCTTTCCGACTTCCCTTTTGTGGCTCCAACATTATCAATCATTTCTTCTGTGACATGTCCCCCCTTCTTTCTTTGGTATGTGCTGACACCCGGATCAATAAATTGTTAGTTTTCATTGTGGCTGGAGCCGTACTGGTTGTCAGTAGCCTGACCATTATAATCTCCTATTTTTACATCCTTACTGCCATCCTGAGGATCCGTTCTGCCGATGGGAGGCGCAAAGCCTTTTCCACCTGTTCCTCCCACCTCACCGCGGTGTCCATCTTATACGGGACACTCTTCTTTATCTACGTGAGGCCAGGTGCAATTTTTTCCCTGGATGTCAATAAAGTGGTCTCAGTGTTCTACACAGCAGTGATCCCCATGTTGAATCCTCTCATCTACAGCTTgagaaataaagaagtgaaaGCTGCCATGCACAGAATGATCATCAGGAGGAAGTTTTGCATCAGAAGTTAA
- the OR5G1 gene encoding olfactory receptor family 5 subfamily G member 1 (The RefSeq protein has 1 substitution compared to this genomic sequence): protein MAFENYTRVTEFIFTGLNCSPQLQVFLFLLFLSFYFINLTGNLGMIILIRVDSRLHTPMYFFLSHLSFVDICFSSVVSPKMLTDFFVKRKAISFLGCALQQWFFGFFVAAECFLLASMAYDRYVAICNPLLYSVAMSQRLCVQLVVGPYIIGFVNTMTHTTNAFRLPFCGPNVLNHFFCDMSPLLSLVCADSRLTKLVVFVVAGAVGVFSGLTIVVSYIYILIAIMKIHSADGRRKAFSTCSSHLTAVSILYGTLFFIYVRPSASFSLDLNKVVSVFYTAVIPMLNPLIYSLRNKEVKDAIHRTITRRKFCRA from the coding sequence ATGGCCTTTGAAAACTATACCAGGGTCACCGAATTCATTTTCACAGGTTTGAATTGCAGCCCGCAATTGCAGGTTTTCCTCTTCCTGCTCTTCCTGAGTTTTTACTTCATCAATCTAACTGGAAACTTGGGTATGATTATTCTGATTTGGGTTGATTCCCGCCTTCACACGCCCATGTACTTTTTTCTCAGCCACTTGTCCTTTGTGGatatctgcttctcctctgttgTGAGCCCAAAGATGCTCACCGACTTCTTTGTGAAGAGGAAGGCCATCTCTTTCTTGGGCTGTGCTTTGCAACAGTGGTTTTTTGGGTTCTTTGTGGCAGCAGAGTGTTTTCTCCTGGCGtccatggcctatgaccgctatgtggccatctgcaaccCATTATTGTATTCAGTTGCCATGTCCCAGAGACTCTGTGTCCAGCTGGTGGTTGGTCCCTACATCATCGGGTTTGTGAACACCATGACCCATACAACGAATGCATTTCGTCTTCCTTTTTGTGGCCCCAATGTTCttaatcatttcttctgtgaTATGTCCCCCCTGCTTTCCCTTGTATGTGCTGACAGCAGGCTTACTAAGTTGGTAGTTTTTGTTGTGGCTGGAGCTGTGGGAGTCTTCAGTGGTTTGACTATCGTGGTCTCCTACATTTATATCCTCATTGCCATCATGAAGATCCACTCTGCCGATGGGAGGCGCAAAGCCTTTTCTACATGCTCTTCTCACCTGACCGCTGTCTCCATCCTATACGGtactcttttctttatttatgtacGGCCTAGTGCCAGTTTCTCACTGGATCTCAACAAAGTGGTGTCGGTATTTTACACAGCAGTGATCCCCATGTTGAACCCGCTTATCTACAGCTTGAGGAACAAGGAGGTCAAAGATGCCATCCATAGGACTATTACTAGGAGGAAGTTTTGTAGGGCATAA